AGAGAAGTGTCAAAATTTATACATGACAAATATATTCTTAATAAATTATTTACTAAAATTTCCCCTATCTTTAAAGAGAGAAAGGGTGGTTATACTAAGGTTATTAAGCTAGGACAAAGGTATGGAGATGCAGCTGAGATGGCAATTCTTGAACTAGTTGATAAAACCTTAGAAGAAAAGTAACGGTCTTACATATTAAATATTTACTTCTAAGAGAGTTATATTTAATTAGTTTGGTAGAATAGGGGGGGGGTAAGTTATATGTCATATATTACTTTTTCTTCTATTCTTGTTGGTATCTTAGGTGTTATATTAGGTTTTATAATAAGAGTTATTTTAGGTAGATTTTCTTTATTAAGTTTAGATAGAAAGCTAAAAGAAGTACAAGAAGAGTCAATCTTAGAGATAGAAAATGAAAGAAAACGAGTTATTTCACATGCAAAAGCTCAAATGCTTAGAGAGAAGAACCAGCAGGATAGGGAATTAAGAGAACGAAAAAATGAGGTTTTTAATTTAGAAAGAAGATTATTACAAAGAGAAGAGACTCTAGATAAGAGGATATCAGCTCTTGATAAGCAGCAAAGTAGAATTGATTTTAAGCTTAAAGAGTTGGAGCAAAAAGAAAAAATAATACGAGATAAGGAATTATCTCTTGTTAAAAAATTAGAAAATATTGCCGGTCTTACAAACGAAGAGGCAAGAAAGATTGTGATTGAAAAGGTTGAGAATGAAGTTAAAAGGGATGCTCAAATAATTATTAATAAAAGTGAGCAAGAGGCTCAGCTTTTGGCAGATAAGTTAGCAAAGGAAATATTAGTCTCTACTATGCAACGCATAGTGACAGAGGTTAGCTCTGAATTTACAGTTACTTCTGTTGAACTGCCTAATGATGAGATGAAAGGTAGGATCATCGGTAAAGAAGGGCGTAATATTAGGGTTCTTGAAACATTAATAGGTGCAGATATTATTATTGATGACACTCCTGAGGCTGTTGTTATATCTTGTTTTGATCCAGTAAGAAAAGAGATAGCGAGAAGGACCCTTGAGAGGCTTGTTGCAGATGGGAGAATTCATCCTGCAAGAATTGAGGAGATTGTTTATAGCGTTACTAATGAGATTAATAATATTATTCTTGAAGAAGGTGAGAAAGCAGTATTTGATTTAAATATACATGGATTTGATAAAAGGCTTATTAGAGGCCTTGGAAGACTTTATTTTAGAAGCAGTTATGGTCAAAATGTTCTAAGTCACTCAAAAGAAACAGCAATAATCGGAGAAATTTTGGCTAAAGAGATGAAGCTGGATTCTATTGTTGTCAAAAGGGCATGTCTTTTGCATGATATTGGAAAGGGGATGGAAAGTATTTCTGAGAATAGTGAGGGCCATGCTATTACAGGTGCTGAACTTGCTCAAAGTTGTGGAGAGAGTGATATTGTTGTCAATGCTATTGCTTCACATCATAATGAAATAAAGCCAGAAAGTTTAGAGGCTATTGTTGTTCAGGTTGCTGATGCTATTTCTGCATCTCGTCCTGGTGCAAGACGTGAGAGTTTAAATAATTATATAAGTAGGCTTAAGAGACTTGAAGAGATTGCATATGGATTTGAGGGTGTTCAGAAGTGTTATGCAATCCAGGCAGGACGTGAAGTTAGGATTATTGTTGACAATTTATTGGTTAATGATGAGAAAGCTACTATGCTTGCAAGAGATATTGCCAAAAAAATAGAAGCTGAAGTAAGGTATCCTGGTAAAATAAAAGTTACTATTATTCGTGAGACTAGAGTTATTGAGTATGCAAGATAGTAATGTTATTAGATCTTTAATAATTGGCGATGTAATAGGTGAAGGAGGACTTAAAAAGATTTTTTTTAATCTTAAGAGTCTTCAAGAGAAATATAATATAGATTTGACAATTGTTAACGGAGAAAATTCTTCGAGTGGTTTTGGGATTACTCCAGAAATAGCAGAAAATCTTTTTAGAGCAGGTGTGAATGTTATTACTACAGGTAATCATGTTTATTCTGATCATAGTATAAAAGAATATTTAGATCGGCAGGAGTATATTTTAAGGCCAAATAATTTCTCAGATTTGCTTGAAGGGCATGGGTATTGTATTTTAAATGTCAAGAGTGAAAAGGTTGCTGTTGTAAATATTCAGGGATTTTTAGGGATGACTTTTATTGTTAAAAATCCTTTTGAAAATATAAAAAAAGTTGTAAATATGATTAAGAATAAGGTTAAGACTATTTTTGTTGATTTTCATGCTGAGAGTAATTATGAGAAAGAAAGTTTTGGATATTTTCTGGATGGATTGGTAACTGGAGTTGTTGGTACTCATACGCATGTAATGACACAAGATGAGAGAATTCTAGATAAAGGGACTGCTTATATTAGTGATCTTGGGATGACTGGTAGTTTGGATTCTGTAATAGGATTTAATCCTGAAATTTCTCTTAAAGGATTACTTGAATACGTAGCTTTACGAACAGAAACTGTTGAAGAGAATGTGATTATACAGGGAGTTGTTATTACTTCACATTTAAAGACGGGGCGTGCTCTGAAAATTGAAAGAATACAGAAATAGTTTGTTAAATGTGCTTTGTAAAAAATATCCAAGACTTACAAGAGAAGAATTGAGAATTCTAGTTTTGACTGGCAGAGTGTATGTTAATTCTCATAAAGAAAGAAACCCTAAAGTTTTGCTATTGAAAAATAGTAAGATAGGCTTATTAGAGGGCAAGTCTAGACAATTTGTTTCAAGAGGAGGAAATAAACTTTTTGAATCTTTAAAGACATTTAAAATTACAGTTGAAGATAAAATCTGCATTGATGTTGGTGCTTCAACAGGTGGGTTTACTGATTGTCTTTTGCAAGAAGGTTCAAAGTTGGTTTATTCAGTTGATGTTGGATTTAATCAACTTGCTTATAAACTAAGAGTTAATCCAAGGGTTAGAGTTTTTGAAAAGACTAATATTTTTGATATTAAACAATTTGACATACAGCCTAATTTAGCTGTTATTGATGTCTCTTTTAGGTCTGTAATAAATATATGTGCAGAGTTAATTGATAGACTTTCCGATAAGCTTATCGTTGCTCTTATTAAACCTCAATTTGAGCTTAAGGGATTAGGTTTGGATATAAAGCATTTTAATGGTGTAGTTGAAAATAGATATTTAGGTAAAATATTGGATAAGTTAATTAGAAGGTTTTATGATAATAATTTACAGATTAAAAATGTTTTAAAACTTACAACCAAAGGACGGAAGGGAAATCAAGAATTTATGTTTTTAGTTGTCAAAGATAGTGGAGTAAATCTTAAACAATCTCTTGCACTTCTTAGAGACATTAATTTTTAATATTTTGTGAGTTTTTTGCTATCTAGAATTCCTGAAAAGTTCAAATTTAAATCTTCAAGTATTATTGGATTGTTTTCAATTTTTAAAGTTATTCCATTGATGCCTTGAATTTCAAGACATGTTAAAGTAATTTGTTTCATTTGGTTGATTATTCCTTCTATTCCGAAACTATTTTCGTAAAACTCTTTAGACAAATTTATGTGAGCAATTCCGTCATTTACTATTAAGTTTAATATTTTGGTATTGATGGGAATGAGACTTAAAAAATTATTTTTAAGTTCATATTCATTTGGACCATTGATTAGTGCTTTTAATGTTTCTTCAAGGATATTTTCATCATATTGAATAGTTCTCTTAGTTCCTTGTTTTAAAAAATGTCCCTCAGCTGTGACTTTGATAAAATATAGCTTAACCTCTTTTTTGTTTTTTAAATGTTTTTGTTCTTGATGTTTGAATTCTTCTTCGATTTTTTGTATTTCAGGTGGTTTAATTAAAAATTTTTCATTACTGAGTATTTTAAAAGTTTCACTTTTTGTATTGTCTAATTTTGTTTCTATCTTTTTAGGTTTTGATTGGTTAAACTCAAAATTGTTATTGTTGTCAATTTGTTCATTAAATATATTTCTAATTATTGAATTTTGAATTATTATTAATAAGCACAGTCCTGTTAGGAATATTGCAAATAGTACTAGGAATATATCTATTTGATTGAAATTGTTTTTCTTGCGCTTACTGTTACCTTTTTTCCTTATCAATTGGACATCCATTTATAATTGGCATAAAGCTTAACATTTGATATTATAATAAAAATATATATATAAAAGAAGAGGCAGGTTAGCTTTGATTGATTTCGGAGTTCAAAATTATAAAAGTGTACTTATTGCTGGCAGGCCAAATGTTGGAAAGTCGACTTTGTTTAATAGGCTTTTAAACTCGAATAGAAGTATTACTGATAAAAGTTATGGAGTTACTAGAGATTTAATAAAAGAAGTTTGTACAGTAGATTTTTATAGGTTTTATTTGATTGATGCTGGTGGATTTACCCTTCTAAGGGATGAACTTAGCAGATCTGTGGTTAATAAAGTTA
The DNA window shown above is from Borrelia anserina Es and carries:
- the rny gene encoding ribonuclease Y, yielding MSYITFSSILVGILGVILGFIIRVILGRFSLLSLDRKLKEVQEESILEIENERKRVISHAKAQMLREKNQQDRELRERKNEVFNLERRLLQREETLDKRISALDKQQSRIDFKLKELEQKEKIIRDKELSLVKKLENIAGLTNEEARKIVIEKVENEVKRDAQIIINKSEQEAQLLADKLAKEILVSTMQRIVTEVSSEFTVTSVELPNDEMKGRIIGKEGRNIRVLETLIGADIIIDDTPEAVVISCFDPVRKEIARRTLERLVADGRIHPARIEEIVYSVTNEINNIILEEGEKAVFDLNIHGFDKRLIRGLGRLYFRSSYGQNVLSHSKETAIIGEILAKEMKLDSIVVKRACLLHDIGKGMESISENSEGHAITGAELAQSCGESDIVVNAIASHHNEIKPESLEAIVVQVADAISASRPGARRESLNNYISRLKRLEEIAYGFEGVQKCYAIQAGREVRIIVDNLLVNDEKATMLARDIAKKIEAEVRYPGKIKVTIIRETRVIEYAR
- a CDS encoding TIGR00282 family metallophosphoesterase — translated: MQDSNVIRSLIIGDVIGEGGLKKIFFNLKSLQEKYNIDLTIVNGENSSSGFGITPEIAENLFRAGVNVITTGNHVYSDHSIKEYLDRQEYILRPNNFSDLLEGHGYCILNVKSEKVAVVNIQGFLGMTFIVKNPFENIKKVVNMIKNKVKTIFVDFHAESNYEKESFGYFLDGLVTGVVGTHTHVMTQDERILDKGTAYISDLGMTGSLDSVIGFNPEISLKGLLEYVALRTETVEENVIIQGVVITSHLKTGRALKIERIQK
- a CDS encoding TlyA family RNA methyltransferase produces the protein MKEYRNSLLNVLCKKYPRLTREELRILVLTGRVYVNSHKERNPKVLLLKNSKIGLLEGKSRQFVSRGGNKLFESLKTFKITVEDKICIDVGASTGGFTDCLLQEGSKLVYSVDVGFNQLAYKLRVNPRVRVFEKTNIFDIKQFDIQPNLAVIDVSFRSVINICAELIDRLSDKLIVALIKPQFELKGLGLDIKHFNGVVENRYLGKILDKLIRRFYDNNLQIKNVLKLTTKGRKGNQEFMFLVVKDSGVNLKQSLALLRDINF
- a CDS encoding GerMN domain-containing protein, which gives rise to MIRKKGNSKRKKNNFNQIDIFLVLFAIFLTGLCLLIIIQNSIIRNIFNEQIDNNNNFEFNQSKPKKIETKLDNTKSETFKILSNEKFLIKPPEIQKIEEEFKHQEQKHLKNKKEVKLYFIKVTAEGHFLKQGTKRTIQYDENILEETLKALINGPNEYELKNNFLSLIPINTKILNLIVNDGIAHINLSKEFYENSFGIEGIINQMKQITLTCLEIQGINGITLKIENNPIILEDLNLNFSGILDSKKLTKY